A part of Anaeromyxobacter diazotrophicus genomic DNA contains:
- a CDS encoding DedA family protein — MSSLDRAAALLSDVVARTGPFAPAVLFGASFVEYVFPPFPGDLVVLLGAWYAVRGTLSWPLAFAAVTAGAVAGAWVDWRVGRALAPALEARAAVRGPLDAGRLARFDAAYRKHGGLLLLANRFLPGIRAFLFVAAGAARLPLGRVLLLGGLSAALWNALLLAVGALLARNLDELVAFFDRYTRAAWWVMALAAAALAVRLLLRRRRPRGAA, encoded by the coding sequence GTGAGCTCCCTCGACCGCGCCGCGGCGCTGCTCTCGGACGTGGTCGCCCGCACCGGCCCGTTCGCGCCGGCGGTCCTCTTCGGCGCGAGCTTCGTCGAGTACGTGTTCCCGCCCTTCCCCGGCGACCTGGTGGTGCTGCTCGGCGCCTGGTACGCGGTGCGCGGCACGCTCTCCTGGCCGCTGGCCTTCGCCGCGGTGACGGCCGGAGCGGTGGCGGGCGCCTGGGTCGACTGGCGCGTCGGGCGCGCGCTGGCGCCGGCGCTGGAGGCGCGCGCCGCGGTCCGCGGGCCCCTCGACGCGGGGCGCCTGGCCCGCTTCGACGCCGCGTACCGGAAGCACGGCGGGCTGCTGCTCCTCGCCAACCGCTTCCTGCCGGGGATCCGCGCCTTCCTCTTCGTGGCCGCGGGCGCGGCGCGCCTCCCGCTCGGGCGCGTGCTCCTCCTGGGCGGCCTCTCCGCCGCGCTCTGGAACGCGCTCCTCCTGGCGGTGGGCGCGCTCCTCGCCCGCAACCTGGACGAGCTGGTGGCCTTCTTCGACCGCTACACCCGGGCCGCCTGGTGGGTGATGGCGCTCGCCGCGGCGGCGCTCGCGGTCCGCCTCCTCCTGCGCCGCCGCCGTCCCCGGGGCGCGGCGTGA
- a CDS encoding transglutaminase domain-containing protein: protein MIALAAALLAAATAAALPEVDARYRVEIGGEAVGWARLALHCQADGCRGRWESELRAPAEAGGGVIGWLAELDTAPGGEARAVRVRIAADGRERRRAQGPGPIPASLAELVLARARDGEERCVRVRDEESGEEGEACARRVGGWLEGRVLGAPLRYRAAPGAAPDEVLLAAQATRFVRDAEARLPAAAPRVSGAALPRPRDAAALCGVPRDPASGAAPPAVPRSWPPGESCRERTARYLALAARAGWRGRHAVGVAYDGRALVWHEWAELLVEGRWVPVDPSFEQAPAEGPRFTLGRFEEGDDRARASAGRALAACWLAGG from the coding sequence GTGATCGCGCTCGCCGCCGCGCTGCTCGCCGCCGCCACCGCCGCCGCGCTGCCCGAGGTGGACGCCCGCTACCGCGTCGAGATCGGCGGCGAGGCGGTCGGGTGGGCCCGGCTCGCGCTTCACTGCCAGGCGGACGGCTGCCGCGGCCGGTGGGAGAGCGAGCTGCGGGCTCCGGCGGAGGCGGGCGGGGGCGTCATCGGCTGGCTGGCGGAGCTCGACACCGCGCCCGGCGGCGAGGCGCGGGCGGTCCGGGTGCGCATCGCCGCGGACGGCCGCGAGCGGCGCCGCGCGCAGGGCCCGGGGCCCATCCCCGCCAGCCTGGCCGAGCTCGTGCTCGCGCGGGCCCGGGACGGCGAGGAGCGGTGCGTCCGCGTCCGCGACGAGGAGAGCGGCGAGGAGGGCGAGGCGTGCGCGCGGCGCGTTGGCGGCTGGCTCGAGGGCCGCGTGCTGGGGGCGCCGCTCCGGTACCGCGCCGCGCCCGGCGCCGCGCCGGACGAGGTGCTCCTCGCCGCGCAGGCGACCCGCTTCGTGCGCGACGCGGAGGCCCGGCTGCCGGCGGCGGCGCCCCGCGTCTCGGGCGCCGCGCTGCCGCGGCCGCGCGACGCAGCCGCGCTGTGCGGCGTGCCGCGCGACCCCGCCTCCGGCGCCGCGCCCCCCGCTGTCCCGCGCAGCTGGCCCCCAGGCGAGAGCTGCCGCGAGCGCACCGCGCGCTACCTCGCGCTCGCGGCGCGCGCGGGCTGGCGCGGCCGGCACGCGGTGGGGGTCGCCTACGACGGGCGCGCCCTGGTGTGGCACGAGTGGGCCGAGCTCCTCGTCGAGGGCCGCTGGGTCCCGGTGGATCCGTCCTTCGAGCAGGCGCCCGCGGAGGGGCCGCGCTTCACGCTCGGGCGCTTCGAGGAGGGCGACGATCGCGCGCGCGCCTCGGCGGGCCGGGCGCTCGCCGCGTGCTGGCTCGCGGGCGGGTAG
- a CDS encoding glycosyltransferase 87 family protein, which produces MVTARPHPRWLPLAVAACWLALGWAWLARGAAHPGVAYRPWAFDHHAYSDLLAMGGDRYFGGGRPTPYLGDRVEYPPLLALALWLPSFASHAPLAYFTVSYAFLAACGLLAVALLLRLRGADAWWLAGGPALAYYGGLNWDLLPIALLAAAALAHERGRLRGAGALAALGASAKLFPLVLVPPLLGAGSRPGRGRALLAVGAAFAAVLLAVNLPLALAAPDGWSWFWRFNAGRGAENSVWELLRVSPRLAHLVFDAGFLNAVTALLVALAALAAALAARAAARDPGRAVRLGAAFVLVVWIGTNKVWSPQYALWACAAGALAAAPRALLALHAAVAVADYHVAFEARATRGLVHYFDALYLGEEVLRFGAYALLAAWLGRELWRVARAAGDEPPPYGPVVSP; this is translated from the coding sequence ATGGTCACCGCGCGCCCCCATCCCCGCTGGCTCCCCCTCGCCGTCGCGGCCTGCTGGCTCGCGCTGGGCTGGGCGTGGCTCGCGCGCGGAGCGGCGCACCCCGGCGTCGCCTACCGGCCCTGGGCGTTCGACCACCACGCCTACTCCGATCTCCTGGCCATGGGCGGCGACCGCTACTTCGGCGGCGGCCGGCCCACCCCCTACCTCGGCGATCGCGTCGAGTACCCACCGCTCCTCGCCCTGGCGCTGTGGCTCCCCTCCTTCGCCTCGCACGCGCCGCTCGCCTACTTCACGGTGAGCTACGCGTTCCTCGCCGCCTGCGGGCTCCTCGCCGTGGCGCTCCTCCTCCGCCTGCGCGGCGCCGACGCCTGGTGGCTCGCCGGCGGGCCCGCGCTCGCCTACTACGGCGGGCTCAACTGGGATCTCCTCCCCATCGCGCTCCTCGCCGCCGCGGCGCTCGCGCACGAGCGCGGCCGCCTCCGGGGCGCGGGGGCGCTGGCGGCCCTGGGCGCCTCGGCCAAGCTCTTCCCCCTGGTCCTCGTCCCGCCGCTCCTCGGCGCCGGCTCCCGCCCCGGCCGCGGCCGCGCGCTCCTCGCGGTGGGCGCGGCCTTCGCGGCCGTCCTCCTGGCGGTGAACCTGCCGCTGGCGCTCGCCGCCCCCGACGGCTGGAGCTGGTTCTGGCGCTTCAACGCCGGGCGCGGCGCCGAGAACTCGGTCTGGGAGCTCCTGCGGGTCTCGCCGCGGCTCGCCCACCTCGTCTTCGACGCCGGCTTCCTGAACGCCGTCACGGCGCTCCTGGTCGCGCTGGCGGCCCTCGCCGCCGCGCTCGCCGCCCGCGCCGCGGCCCGCGACCCGGGCCGGGCGGTCCGGCTCGGCGCCGCCTTCGTGCTGGTGGTCTGGATCGGCACCAACAAGGTGTGGAGCCCGCAGTACGCGCTGTGGGCCTGCGCCGCCGGAGCGCTGGCGGCCGCCCCGCGCGCGCTGCTCGCCCTGCACGCGGCGGTCGCGGTGGCCGACTACCACGTGGCGTTCGAGGCCCGCGCCACGCGCGGGCTGGTCCACTACTTCGACGCGCTCTACCTGGGCGAGGAGGTGCTGCGGTTCGGCGCCTACGCGCTCCTCGCGGCCTGGCTCGGGCGCGAGCTGTGGCGGGTGGCGCGCGCGGCGGGGGACGAGCCCCCGCCCTACGGCCCTGTGGTGTCGCCGTGA
- a CDS encoding YfhO family protein, producing the protein MGARSASGWWAAALAVPALVIAFHARAAAPGQAFVGTDLRNFFFAVREATAAALRAGQVPGWQRGFFLGYPLLGDPQAAVLDPATWLTLPWDAPRALTLGVLLHLCVAGWGMLAWLRQRGLSPAAGLLGAVLFALGAKQTAHLQHWNFAASCAWWPWMLCGLDGFAARGQGRFLALTAAAAALSWLGGAAQMAYFGTLVAGVYALALAPALWRRRPADALLALAAAPLGLLLAAPVVLPVLELAGLGPRGAGVGYRFATSWKWPDRHGLSLFLMPRAFGGRWYLPEMNLWEATGYLGILPLGLAAAAPLRRRGLWLFLALGVLGVWLCFGEDAWLGLHQALYRLLPGYGSFRNPTRSLMVTSFASALLAAEALEALGAPEGRGRRLARAAAALALAAAVAPALPHLAGFSLDLGRAREGARLTVALAAGALAWLAAGWWLAASPRWRPAWGLGAAALCAIDLFLTFGDMNPTAPAAGERPALADLAPQVPAPPAPRRVAVLANWGRTANAPLRNSWEGTTGYGPSVIDRVRQLLEATRRDRLPPLGPVVADTNFPRPRPSSALWPLLATPLVVADRGLPLPRVARLAPEYDLPTFAYAAPALPRVFWTGAWTTAGDAELREGGALLAAARGDRAVLAPETPLPRLATGAPEGPLAARAVRADGGAVEATVTAPRPGLAVVLDPWFPGWTATVDGAPAPLARADYAFMAVPVPAGEHVVRLAYRPTQLGRGVAVGALTAALLAAALAWRRLRPA; encoded by the coding sequence GTGGGGGCGCGGAGCGCGTCCGGGTGGTGGGCGGCGGCGCTGGCGGTGCCGGCGCTGGTGATCGCGTTCCACGCGCGGGCCGCCGCGCCGGGCCAGGCGTTCGTCGGGACCGACCTGCGCAACTTCTTCTTCGCCGTGCGGGAGGCGACCGCCGCCGCGCTGCGCGCCGGCCAGGTCCCGGGCTGGCAGCGCGGCTTCTTCCTCGGGTACCCGCTCCTCGGCGATCCCCAGGCGGCGGTGCTCGACCCGGCCACCTGGCTCACCCTGCCCTGGGACGCGCCGCGCGCGCTCACGCTCGGCGTCCTGCTCCACCTCTGCGTCGCCGGCTGGGGCATGCTGGCCTGGCTGCGCCAGCGCGGGCTCTCGCCGGCGGCGGGGCTGCTCGGCGCCGTCCTGTTCGCGCTGGGCGCGAAGCAGACCGCCCACCTCCAGCACTGGAACTTCGCCGCCTCCTGCGCCTGGTGGCCGTGGATGCTGTGCGGGCTGGACGGGTTCGCGGCGCGCGGGCAGGGCCGCTTCCTCGCGCTCACCGCCGCCGCGGCCGCCCTCTCCTGGCTCGGCGGCGCGGCGCAGATGGCCTACTTCGGGACGCTCGTCGCCGGCGTCTACGCGCTGGCGCTGGCCCCCGCCCTCTGGCGGCGCCGGCCCGCCGACGCCCTGCTGGCCCTCGCCGCCGCGCCGCTCGGGCTCCTCCTCGCAGCGCCGGTGGTGCTGCCGGTGCTCGAGCTGGCGGGGCTCGGCCCGCGCGGCGCCGGGGTGGGCTACCGGTTCGCGACCAGCTGGAAGTGGCCCGACCGCCACGGCCTCTCGCTCTTCCTCATGCCCCGCGCCTTCGGCGGCCGCTGGTACCTCCCCGAGATGAACCTGTGGGAGGCGACCGGCTACCTCGGCATCCTCCCGCTCGGCCTCGCCGCCGCCGCGCCGCTGCGGCGGCGGGGGCTGTGGCTGTTCCTCGCGCTCGGCGTGCTCGGCGTGTGGCTCTGCTTCGGCGAGGACGCCTGGCTCGGGCTGCACCAGGCGCTCTACCGGCTCCTCCCCGGCTACGGCTCGTTCCGCAACCCGACCCGCTCGCTCATGGTGACCTCCTTCGCGAGCGCGCTCCTCGCCGCGGAGGCGCTCGAGGCGCTCGGCGCGCCGGAGGGGCGGGGCCGGCGGCTCGCGCGGGCGGCGGCCGCCCTCGCGCTGGCGGCGGCCGTCGCCCCGGCGCTGCCGCACCTCGCCGGCTTCTCGCTCGACCTGGGCCGCGCGCGCGAGGGCGCCCGCCTCACCGTCGCGCTCGCCGCGGGCGCGCTCGCCTGGCTCGCCGCGGGCTGGTGGCTGGCGGCCTCGCCTCGCTGGCGCCCGGCCTGGGGACTCGGCGCGGCGGCGCTGTGCGCGATCGACCTCTTCCTCACCTTCGGCGACATGAACCCGACCGCGCCCGCCGCCGGCGAGCGGCCCGCGCTGGCGGACCTCGCCCCGCAGGTGCCCGCGCCGCCGGCGCCGCGCCGGGTGGCGGTGCTCGCGAACTGGGGGCGCACCGCCAACGCGCCGCTGCGCAACAGCTGGGAGGGGACCACCGGCTACGGGCCCAGCGTCATCGACCGCGTGCGCCAGCTCCTCGAGGCCACCCGCCGCGACCGGCTGCCGCCGCTCGGCCCGGTGGTGGCGGACACGAACTTCCCGCGCCCGCGCCCCTCCTCGGCGCTGTGGCCGCTCCTCGCCACGCCGCTCGTGGTGGCGGACCGCGGGCTGCCGCTCCCGCGGGTGGCGCGGCTCGCGCCGGAGTACGACCTCCCCACCTTCGCCTACGCCGCCCCGGCGCTGCCGCGGGTGTTCTGGACCGGCGCGTGGACCACCGCCGGCGACGCGGAGCTGCGCGAGGGGGGCGCGCTCCTCGCGGCGGCGCGAGGCGACCGGGCGGTGCTCGCGCCGGAGACGCCGCTTCCGCGGCTGGCCACCGGCGCGCCCGAGGGACCGCTCGCCGCGCGCGCGGTGCGCGCCGACGGCGGCGCGGTGGAGGCGACGGTGACCGCGCCGCGCCCCGGCCTGGCGGTGGTCCTCGACCCCTGGTTCCCGGGGTGGACCGCCACCGTGGACGGCGCGCCGGCGCCGCTCGCGCGCGCGGACTACGCGTTCATGGCGGTCCCGGTGCCGGCGGGGGAGCACGTGGTCCGGCTCGCCTACCGGCCGACGCAGCTCGGGCGAGGGGTGGCGGTCGGCGCCCTGACCGCGGCGCTCCTCGCCGCCGCGCTCGCGTGGCGGCGACTTCGGCCCGCTTGA
- a CDS encoding lmo0937 family membrane protein produces MLWILAAILFAFWIVGLALKVTTGLIHIALVAAVILFVLGFFRGRRSTAAVP; encoded by the coding sequence ATGCTGTGGATCCTCGCCGCCATCCTCTTCGCCTTCTGGATCGTGGGGCTCGCGCTGAAGGTGACCACCGGTCTCATCCACATCGCCCTCGTCGCCGCCGTCATCCTGTTCGTGCTCGGCTTCTTCCGCGGCCGCCGCTCCACCGCCGCCGTGCCGTGA
- the ahcY gene encoding adenosylhomocysteinase codes for MPPSAARAAKKSSTRLEFKVKDLGLAEWGRKEIELAEKEMPGLMAVRREYAKKRPLAGQRVTGSLHMTIQTAVLLETLRDLGADVRWASCNIFSTQDHAAAAVAVGRDGTPDDPRGVPVFAWKGETLEEYWDCTERALDFGGGLGPTQIVDDGGDATLLLHKGVEFERAGKVPPASSADSEELAVVLTVLARELKKNPRRWTKVAADCHGVTEETTTGVHRLYEMQKAGTLLFPAINVNDSVTKSKFDNLYGCRHSLVDGLMRATDVMLSGKLCVVCGYGDVGKGCAQSLRGQGARVVVTEIDPINALQAAMEGYQVVRLEDVVKTADVFVTATGNLDIITAEHMRKMKDCAIVGNIGHFDNEIDMAGLKKVPGIERVNIKPQYDAWKFPDGHRVLILAEGRLLNLGCATGHPSFVMSNSFTNQTLAQIELATRGAKYERKVYVLPKHLDEKVARLHLDQIGAKLTKLSKKQADYIGVSPSGPFKPEHYRY; via the coding sequence ATGCCCCCCAGCGCCGCCCGCGCCGCGAAGAAGAGCTCCACCCGCCTCGAGTTCAAGGTGAAGGACCTCGGCCTGGCCGAGTGGGGGCGCAAGGAGATCGAGCTCGCCGAGAAGGAGATGCCCGGCCTCATGGCGGTCCGGCGCGAGTATGCGAAGAAGCGCCCCCTCGCCGGCCAGCGCGTCACCGGCTCGCTGCACATGACCATCCAGACCGCGGTGCTCCTCGAGACCCTCCGCGACCTCGGCGCCGACGTCCGCTGGGCCTCCTGCAACATCTTCTCGACCCAGGACCACGCGGCGGCGGCGGTGGCGGTGGGCCGGGACGGGACGCCCGACGATCCGCGCGGCGTGCCGGTCTTCGCCTGGAAGGGCGAGACGCTCGAGGAGTACTGGGACTGCACCGAGCGCGCGCTCGACTTCGGCGGCGGCCTCGGGCCGACCCAGATCGTGGACGACGGCGGCGACGCCACCCTGCTCCTGCACAAGGGCGTCGAGTTCGAGCGTGCGGGCAAGGTCCCGCCGGCGTCGAGCGCCGACTCGGAGGAGCTGGCGGTGGTGCTCACGGTCCTCGCGCGCGAGCTGAAGAAGAACCCGCGCCGCTGGACCAAGGTGGCGGCGGACTGCCACGGCGTGACCGAGGAGACCACCACCGGCGTGCACCGGCTCTACGAGATGCAGAAGGCGGGGACGCTCCTCTTCCCCGCCATCAACGTGAACGACTCGGTGACGAAGTCCAAGTTCGACAACCTGTACGGCTGCCGGCACTCGCTGGTGGACGGCCTCATGCGCGCCACCGACGTCATGCTGTCCGGCAAGCTGTGCGTGGTGTGCGGCTACGGCGACGTGGGCAAGGGCTGCGCCCAGTCGCTGCGCGGGCAGGGCGCGAGGGTGGTGGTCACCGAGATCGACCCCATCAACGCGCTGCAGGCGGCGATGGAGGGGTACCAGGTGGTGCGGCTGGAGGACGTGGTGAAGACCGCCGACGTCTTCGTCACCGCCACCGGCAACCTCGACATCATCACCGCCGAGCACATGCGGAAGATGAAGGACTGCGCCATCGTCGGGAACATCGGCCACTTCGACAACGAGATCGACATGGCCGGCCTGAAGAAGGTGCCGGGCATCGAACGCGTCAACATCAAGCCGCAGTACGACGCCTGGAAGTTCCCCGACGGCCACCGGGTGCTCATCCTGGCCGAGGGCCGGCTCCTCAACCTGGGCTGCGCCACCGGGCACCCGAGCTTCGTCATGTCGAACAGCTTCACGAACCAGACGCTGGCCCAGATCGAGCTCGCCACCCGCGGCGCGAAGTACGAGCGGAAGGTCTACGTCCTCCCGAAGCACCTCGACGAGAAGGTGGCCCGGCTGCACCTCGACCAGATCGGCGCCAAGCTCACCAAGCTCTCGAAGAAGCAGGCCGACTACATCGGCGTCTCGCCGAGCGGGCCTTTCAAGCCGGAGCACTACCGCTACTAG